The following are from one region of the Hyphomicrobiales bacterium genome:
- the ccoO gene encoding cytochrome-c oxidase, cbb3-type subunit II — protein MIDHKKIETNATLLLVLSLLVVTVGGIVEIAPLFYLQNTVEKVEGIRPYTPLELAGRNIYVREGCYVCHSQMVRPFRDEVERYGPFSLAAESMYDHPFQWGSKRTGPDLARVGGRYSDTWHVEHLTDPRALVPESVMPSYGFLARTELEADDIAAHLQANRAVGVPYTDEMIENAAVDLKAQTNEEDDGVDALWERYGGQIAVRDFDGEPARITEMDAMVAYLQMLGTLVDFTVYKADAPENLR, from the coding sequence ATGATCGATCACAAGAAAATCGAGACCAACGCGACGCTCCTCCTGGTGCTCAGCCTTCTCGTCGTCACCGTCGGCGGCATCGTCGAGATCGCGCCGCTGTTCTATCTGCAGAACACGGTGGAGAAGGTGGAGGGGATACGGCCCTATACGCCGCTGGAGCTGGCCGGGCGCAACATCTACGTCCGCGAGGGCTGCTATGTCTGCCACAGCCAGATGGTCCGCCCGTTCCGCGACGAGGTCGAGCGCTACGGCCCCTTCTCGTTGGCGGCCGAGAGCATGTACGACCACCCGTTCCAATGGGGCTCGAAGCGAACGGGGCCGGATCTTGCCCGCGTTGGCGGCCGCTACTCGGACACATGGCACGTGGAGCATCTGACCGACCCGCGCGCACTGGTGCCCGAATCGGTGATGCCGTCTTATGGGTTCCTGGCCCGGACCGAACTTGAGGCGGACGATATCGCCGCGCACCTGCAAGCCAACCGCGCCGTCGGCGTGCCCTATACCGACGAGATGATCGAAAATGCAGCCGTCGACCTCAAGGCACAAACCAACGAGGAGGACGACGGCGTCGACGCGCTCTGGGAGCGCTACGGTGGGCAGATCGCGGTGCGTGACTTCGACGGCGAGCCTGCGCGGATCACCGAGATGGACGCGATGGTCGCCTATCTGCAAATGCTCGGCACGCTGGTCGACTTCACCGTCTACAAGGCGGACGCGCCGGAAAATCTGAGGTAA
- the ccoN gene encoding cytochrome-c oxidase, cbb3-type subunit I, with the protein MGAIATIILLGLGGLGALVVAVKAEDGLFAAHAWVVVLACLVTIAIRIRTMPSGGGKVEKSKYLDSVVRAGTIATLFWGIAGFLVGLVIALQLAYPVLNLDLPWTTFGRLRPLHTSAVIFAFGGNALLCTSFYVVQRTTGARLAFGNLAWVVFWGYQLFIVLAATGYLLGVTQSKEYAEPEWYVDLWLTLVWVAYLAVFLGTIYKRKEPHIYVANWFYLSFIVTIAMLHVVNNLAVPVSFLGTKSYVVWAGVQDALTQWWYGHNAVGFFLTAGFLGMMYYFVPKRAERPIYSYRLSVVHFWSLIFLYIWAGPHHLHYTALPDWAQTLGMVFSVMLWMPSWGGMINGLMTLSGAWDKLRTDPVIRMMVISVAFYGMSTFEGPLMSVKAVNSLSHYTDWTIGHVHSGALGWVGMISFGSLYYLVPKLWNRPELYSLRLVNWHFWLATLGIVLYAAAMWVSGIMQGLMWREYDSLGFLVYSFAESVQAMHPFYLIRATGGGLFLIGALVMVYNIWRTILGHQRSEAPMGAPAASRA; encoded by the coding sequence ATGGGGGCGATTGCGACGATCATCCTACTGGGCCTTGGCGGACTGGGGGCGCTCGTCGTGGCGGTAAAGGCCGAAGACGGGCTGTTTGCCGCCCACGCATGGGTGGTGGTCCTGGCCTGCCTCGTCACCATCGCCATTCGCATCAGGACGATGCCGAGCGGCGGCGGCAAGGTTGAAAAAAGCAAATATCTCGACAGTGTCGTGCGCGCCGGCACCATCGCCACACTGTTCTGGGGCATCGCCGGCTTTCTGGTCGGCCTCGTCATCGCCCTGCAGCTCGCCTATCCGGTGCTCAATCTCGACTTGCCCTGGACCACCTTCGGCAGGCTGAGGCCGCTGCACACGTCCGCCGTCATCTTTGCCTTCGGCGGCAACGCGCTTTTGTGCACCAGCTTCTACGTCGTCCAGCGCACCACGGGCGCCAGGCTCGCCTTCGGCAATCTCGCCTGGGTCGTATTCTGGGGCTACCAGCTGTTCATCGTGCTGGCGGCGACCGGCTATCTCCTCGGCGTCACCCAGTCGAAGGAATATGCGGAGCCCGAATGGTACGTCGATCTGTGGCTGACCCTCGTCTGGGTCGCCTATCTGGCGGTGTTCTTGGGGACCATCTACAAGCGCAAGGAGCCGCACATCTATGTGGCGAACTGGTTTTATCTCTCCTTCATCGTCACCATCGCAATGCTGCACGTGGTCAATAATCTCGCCGTGCCGGTGTCGTTCCTCGGCACCAAGAGCTACGTGGTGTGGGCCGGCGTGCAGGATGCCCTCACCCAGTGGTGGTACGGGCACAACGCGGTCGGCTTCTTCCTCACCGCCGGCTTCCTCGGCATGATGTATTATTTCGTACCCAAACGGGCCGAGCGGCCGATCTATTCCTACCGTCTGTCAGTGGTGCACTTCTGGTCGCTGATCTTCCTCTATATCTGGGCCGGCCCCCACCATCTCCACTACACGGCACTGCCGGACTGGGCGCAGACGCTGGGCATGGTGTTTTCGGTGATGCTGTGGATGCCGAGTTGGGGCGGCATGATCAACGGGTTGATGACGCTGTCCGGCGCCTGGGACAAGCTGCGGACCGATCCCGTCATCCGCATGATGGTCATCTCGGTCGCCTTCTACGGCATGTCGACCTTCGAGGGGCCGTTGATGTCGGTGAAGGCGGTCAACTCGCTCAGCCACTATACCGACTGGACGATCGGCCACGTGCATTCGGGCGCGCTCGGCTGGGTCGGGATGATCTCCTTCGGCTCCCTCTACTATCTGGTGCCGAAGCTGTGGAACCGGCCGGAGCTCTACTCTCTACGGCTCGTCAACTGGCACTTCTGGCTGGCGACGTTGGGCATCGTCCTTTACGCCGCCGCGATGTGGGTTTCCGGCATCATGCAGGGTCTGATGTGGCGCGAATATGATTCTCTCGGCTTCCTCGTCTACTCCTTCGCGGAGAGCGTTCAGGCGATGCATCCCTTCTATCTGATCCGCGCCACCGGCGGAGGGCTGTTCCTCATCGGCGCGCTGGTCATGGTCTACAACATTTGGCGCACCATTCTCGGCCACCAGCGCTCCGAGGCGCCGATGGGCGCGCCCGCCGCGTCGCGCGCTTAG
- a CDS encoding metallophosphoesterase family protein, which translates to MTQQAKNQADRILYAVGDIHGCADLLAELEHKIVADWEHQGRKESLLIFLGDYVDRGPQSAKVIERLIEGFPPPSVHLRGNHEQILLDFLDDPGLGDLWRRNGGMETLASYGVDIDAIYNGGGFERAARDLKACLPAAHLSFLNGLKMWFQAGRYFFCHAGVRPGVPLEAQTADDLLWIREPFHSSHTDFGKIVVHGHTPVETADVRPNRINIDTGAVFSGKLTCLVMNGAATRFITT; encoded by the coding sequence GTGACGCAACAAGCCAAGAACCAAGCGGATCGAATCCTTTATGCCGTCGGTGACATTCACGGGTGCGCCGACCTTCTGGCCGAACTCGAACACAAGATCGTCGCCGACTGGGAGCATCAAGGCCGCAAGGAAAGCCTGTTGATATTCCTCGGAGACTATGTCGACCGCGGGCCGCAATCCGCGAAGGTCATCGAGCGGCTGATCGAGGGCTTCCCGCCACCGTCGGTGCATTTGCGCGGCAATCACGAGCAGATCTTGTTGGATTTTCTCGACGATCCGGGGCTGGGCGATCTGTGGCGGCGCAATGGCGGCATGGAGACGCTCGCTTCCTACGGCGTCGATATCGACGCGATCTATAACGGCGGTGGGTTCGAGCGCGCCGCCCGTGATCTGAAGGCGTGCTTGCCGGCGGCGCATTTGAGCTTCCTGAACGGGCTCAAGATGTGGTTCCAAGCCGGCCGCTATTTCTTCTGTCACGCCGGCGTGCGCCCCGGGGTGCCGCTCGAGGCACAGACGGCGGACGATCTGCTGTGGATCCGCGAGCCTTTTCACTCCAGCCACACGGATTTCGGTAAGATCGTGGTACACGGTCACACGCCCGTCGAAACAGCAGACGTTCGCCCCAACCGCATCAATATCGACACCGGCGCCGTCTTCTCCGGCAAGCTGACCTGCCTGGTAATGAACGGCGCGGCAACCAGGTTCATCACCACCTGA
- a CDS encoding cbb3-type cytochrome c oxidase subunit 3, producing the protein MEYETLRHLADTWGLVFLVVVFLAVIMWVMRPGAEEIYEDTARIPLKED; encoded by the coding sequence ATGGAATATGAGACGCTACGTCATCTTGCCGACACCTGGGGGCTGGTGTTCCTGGTCGTCGTTTTCCTTGCCGTCATCATGTGGGTGATGCGGCCGGGCGCCGAGGAGATCTACGAGGATACCGCCCGCATCCCG
- a CDS encoding methionine adenosyltransferase yields MDALVLSALPAGAGPAEIVERKGLGHPDTICDALAEAFSRNLSRHYRDRYGAILHHNVDKALLRGGSAKARFGGGEVLEPIDIYLCGRAVTRIGNDDVPIEEIAVEGSRQWLAGNMHALDPERHVCIHNLVRPGSVDLVEVFERQRQAKVPFSNDTSFGVGYAPLSPVEELVRAAGASLAGEAGGGLPPARGEDVKIMAFRRDQRLEMTVACAMIGPQLGDMDSYLAEKRAAENKVRALAAAHGFVEARIAVNTADDVAAGSVYLTVTGTSAEAGDDGQVGRGNRMNGLITPHRPMSLEAAAGKNPVTHVGKLYNALAGIIAEALCAELEQVAAAQCMLVSRIGHPITDPALVEIRIATADGTPVEDLRSRVEEIASARIANVTELAEDFLEGRRAVA; encoded by the coding sequence ATGGACGCCCTGGTTCTGAGCGCGCTGCCGGCCGGCGCCGGGCCGGCCGAGATCGTCGAGCGCAAGGGCCTCGGCCATCCGGATACGATCTGCGATGCACTGGCGGAGGCCTTTTCGCGCAATCTGAGCCGCCACTATCGCGACCGCTACGGCGCCATCCTGCATCACAATGTCGACAAGGCGCTGTTGCGCGGCGGCAGCGCCAAGGCGCGTTTCGGCGGTGGAGAGGTGCTTGAGCCGATCGACATTTATCTGTGCGGGCGCGCGGTGACGCGCATCGGTAATGACGATGTCCCGATCGAGGAGATCGCGGTCGAAGGCTCGCGGCAATGGCTGGCCGGGAACATGCACGCGCTCGATCCTGAGCGCCATGTTTGCATCCACAATCTGGTGCGGCCCGGCTCGGTCGATCTCGTCGAGGTCTTCGAGCGCCAGCGGCAGGCGAAGGTGCCGTTTTCCAACGACACCTCCTTCGGGGTCGGCTATGCGCCGCTGTCGCCGGTGGAAGAGCTGGTGCGCGCGGCAGGCGCAAGCCTTGCAGGCGAAGCGGGCGGCGGGCTGCCGCCGGCGCGCGGCGAGGACGTCAAGATCATGGCGTTCCGGCGCGATCAGCGGCTCGAAATGACCGTCGCCTGCGCCATGATCGGCCCGCAGCTCGGCGACATGGACTCCTATCTTGCCGAAAAGCGGGCGGCCGAAAACAAAGTGCGGGCGCTCGCCGCTGCTCACGGCTTCGTGGAAGCCCGGATCGCGGTCAACACGGCGGACGATGTCGCCGCCGGCTCGGTCTATCTCACGGTTACCGGGACCTCGGCGGAAGCCGGAGACGACGGGCAGGTCGGTCGCGGCAATCGGATGAACGGCCTCATCACCCCGCACCGGCCGATGAGCCTGGAGGCCGCCGCCGGCAAGAACCCGGTCACCCATGTCGGCAAGCTCTATAACGCGCTTGCCGGGATCATCGCCGAGGCCTTGTGCGCCGAGCTCGAACAGGTGGCGGCGGCGCAATGCATGCTCGTCAGCCGCATCGGCCACCCGATCACCGACCCGGCGCTGGTCGAGATCCGCATCGCCACCGCGGACGGTACCCCGGTCGAGGACTTGCGGTCGCGCGTCGAAGAGATCGCCTCAGCCCGCATTGCCAATGTGACGGAGCTTGCCGAGGATTTCCTGGAAGGCCGCCGTGCTGTGGCCTGA
- a CDS encoding protein-L-isoaspartate(D-aspartate) O-methyltransferase gives MMSKTAPDYGRLREEMVEFQIAGRDIDDPLVLDAMRTVPRHEFVDERYRDLAYADMPLPIGEGQTISQPYMVAYMTQALALKGGERVLEIGAGCGYAAAVLGAIAAEVYTVERLHGLVETARKTLERLGYDNVHVIEADGTKGWPEAVPYDGVSVTASGPRVPDALKDQLKVGGRLVIPVERPGGMQQLVRVTRTAEDRFEEEDLFWVAFVPLIGAEGWSGNGDGPTHDPALTLMPFDEP, from the coding sequence ATGATGAGCAAAACTGCGCCCGATTACGGCCGCTTGCGGGAGGAGATGGTCGAGTTCCAGATTGCCGGCCGCGACATCGATGACCCGCTGGTGCTCGATGCGATGCGCACCGTGCCCCGGCACGAATTCGTCGACGAGCGATACCGCGATCTCGCCTATGCCGACATGCCGTTGCCGATCGGCGAGGGGCAGACGATCTCGCAGCCCTATATGGTCGCCTACATGACCCAGGCGCTGGCTCTGAAGGGCGGCGAGCGGGTGCTCGAGATCGGCGCCGGCTGCGGCTATGCGGCAGCCGTGCTGGGGGCCATCGCCGCCGAGGTCTATACCGTCGAGCGCCTGCACGGGCTGGTCGAGACGGCGCGCAAGACGCTCGAGCGGCTCGGCTATGACAATGTCCACGTCATCGAGGCGGACGGCACCAAGGGCTGGCCGGAGGCGGTGCCCTATGACGGCGTCAGCGTCACCGCCAGCGGGCCGCGGGTGCCGGATGCGCTGAAAGACCAGCTCAAGGTCGGCGGCCGGCTGGTGATCCCGGTCGAGCGGCCCGGCGGCATGCAGCAGCTGGTGCGGGTGACGCGGACGGCGGAGGACCGCTTCGAGGAAGAGGACCTGTTCTGGGTCGCCTTCGTGCCGTTGATCGGGGCGGAGGGCTGGAGCGGGAACGGAGACGGCCCGACCCATGATCCGGCGCTCACCTTGATGCCGTTCGACGAGCCGTAG
- a CDS encoding hemerythrin domain-containing protein, with protein MSEPRLHGLGVSQPSTNEESVSTPNPLDLIELQHAGQVSLCDALEEIADSLPGKIDAAVMTRAVAGLSNDLPLLQRDMNEGVFPLLQAHCLPEDRVEDMLPRLIMEKTIDLSFAGEIIEALGAMAGGAPVRNPNTLGYMLRGFFESYRRHLHWESTVILPIARKRFSEGALRELSGRMRTHRSECEMGREPSRPT; from the coding sequence ATGTCCGAGCCGCGTCTACACGGGCTTGGCGTTTCGCAGCCGAGCACGAACGAAGAGTCGGTGTCGACACCCAACCCTCTTGATCTGATCGAGCTCCAGCATGCTGGCCAGGTATCCCTGTGCGACGCGCTGGAGGAGATCGCCGACAGCCTGCCGGGTAAGATTGACGCCGCAGTGATGACCAGGGCGGTGGCTGGCCTAAGCAATGACCTGCCGCTGTTGCAGCGCGACATGAACGAGGGAGTGTTTCCCCTCCTGCAGGCCCACTGCCTGCCCGAGGACCGCGTCGAGGACATGCTGCCGCGCTTGATCATGGAGAAAACGATCGACCTCAGCTTTGCCGGCGAGATCATCGAGGCGCTCGGCGCCATGGCCGGCGGCGCGCCCGTCAGGAATCCGAATACGCTCGGCTATATGCTGCGCGGTTTCTTCGAGAGTTACCGCCGGCACCTGCATTGGGAGAGCACGGTGATCCTGCCGATCGCCCGCAAGCGGTTTTCCGAGGGAGCCCTGCGCGAACTGAGTGGCAGGATGCGCACGCACCGTTCAGAGTGCGAAATGGGCCGCGAGCCGAGCCGGCCGACCTAG
- a CDS encoding helix-hairpin-helix domain-containing protein, which yields MRAAKAETGTAPADGGWNGFIAEKLREAAALLAQQQANPFRVSAYRHAADTIAALDRDVAAIFEEDGEEGLEALPHIGRSLAAAIAEMVRTGRWSQLDRLRGTLDPVKAFQTVPGIGPELARRIHDHLHIDTLEALELAAHDGSLERVPGLGPRRAAIVRHALAAMLARRRPQLSGALPARPDVGLILDVDAEYRRKAKADTLPKIAPRRFNPTGTAWLPILHAQRGDWEFTALFSNTPLAHELGRTRDWVVIYFHTDNDPEGQCTVVTETRGSLEGQRVVRGREEECRRHYRQA from the coding sequence ATGCGAGCAGCAAAGGCAGAAACAGGCACGGCACCCGCCGACGGCGGTTGGAACGGCTTCATCGCCGAGAAGCTGCGCGAGGCGGCAGCCCTGCTCGCCCAGCAGCAGGCCAACCCTTTCCGCGTCTCCGCCTATCGCCACGCCGCCGACACCATCGCCGCGCTCGACCGCGACGTGGCGGCGATCTTTGAGGAGGACGGCGAGGAAGGGCTCGAGGCGCTGCCCCATATCGGCCGCTCGCTTGCCGCCGCCATCGCCGAGATGGTGCGCACCGGCCGCTGGTCGCAACTCGATCGCCTGCGCGGCACGCTCGACCCGGTCAAGGCGTTCCAGACGGTACCCGGCATCGGGCCGGAGCTTGCCCGGCGCATCCACGACCATCTGCATATCGACACGCTGGAGGCGCTGGAGCTTGCCGCCCATGACGGCAGCCTGGAGCGGGTGCCGGGCCTCGGGCCGCGGCGCGCCGCGATTGTCCGCCATGCCCTTGCCGCCATGCTCGCCCGCCGCCGCCCACAGCTCTCCGGTGCGCTGCCGGCGCGCCCCGACGTCGGCCTCATCCTCGACGTCGATGCCGAATATCGGCGCAAGGCCAAGGCCGACACCCTGCCGAAGATCGCACCGCGGCGGTTCAACCCGACCGGGACCGCCTGGCTACCGATCCTGCATGCCCAGCGCGGTGACTGGGAGTTCACCGCGCTTTTCTCCAATACGCCGCTGGCCCACGAGCTCGGCCGCACCCGCGACTGGGTAGTGATCTACTTCCACACCGACAACGACCCGGAAGGCCAGTGCACGGTGGTGACCGAGACGCGCGGCAGCCTGGAGGGGCAGCGAGTGGTGCGCGGCCGCGAGGAGGAGTGCCGGCGCCACTATCGCCAAGCGTGA
- a CDS encoding CapA family protein translates to MAGKGGRPARRGNGGRITLALSGDVMTGRGIDQVLPKPCDPRLHEGYVASARDYVALAEDANGKIRYPVDLAYVWGDVLAARDALAPDAWIVNLETAVTRSDDHAPKGINYRMSPENAACLAAAGIDCCTLANNHVLDWGLEGLTDTLATLPALGLKIAGAGANAAAAAAPAIIECGAGRVLVFAFGSPSSGVPLDWAATAECPGVNLLADLSEESAETIAAQVGAARGPGDIVVASIHWGGNWGYAISLQKRRFAQWLIDAGAVDIVHGHSSHHPKGIELYHGKPILYGCGDFLNDYEGIRGYEAYRGDLVLLYAASFDAGAGALRAFRMLPFRVRRFSLVRASPEEAEWLAGMLARESAPLGVAIERDRDGVIAARLS, encoded by the coding sequence GGGAAATGGCGGCCGGATCACGCTTGCCCTGTCGGGCGACGTGATGACCGGCCGCGGCATCGACCAGGTGCTGCCGAAGCCCTGCGACCCGCGGCTCCATGAGGGCTATGTGGCCTCGGCGCGCGATTATGTGGCGCTTGCCGAAGACGCCAACGGCAAGATCCGCTATCCGGTCGATCTGGCCTATGTCTGGGGCGACGTGCTGGCGGCGCGCGACGCGCTTGCGCCGGATGCCTGGATCGTCAATCTGGAGACCGCCGTCACCCGCTCCGACGATCATGCGCCGAAGGGCATCAACTACCGGATGAGCCCGGAAAACGCCGCTTGCCTTGCCGCCGCCGGCATCGACTGCTGCACGCTCGCCAACAACCATGTCCTCGATTGGGGCTTGGAGGGCCTGACGGACACGCTTGCGACCCTGCCGGCCCTGGGCCTGAAGATCGCCGGCGCAGGGGCTAACGCGGCGGCCGCGGCGGCGCCCGCGATCATTGAATGCGGCGCTGGCCGCGTCCTCGTCTTCGCCTTCGGCTCGCCGTCGAGCGGCGTTCCCCTCGACTGGGCCGCGACGGCGGAGTGTCCGGGCGTCAATCTCTTGGCCGACCTCAGCGAGGAGAGCGCCGAGACCATCGCCGCCCAGGTCGGCGCGGCGCGCGGGCCGGGTGACATCGTCGTCGCTTCGATCCATTGGGGCGGCAATTGGGGCTATGCGATCTCGCTGCAGAAGCGCCGCTTCGCGCAATGGCTGATCGACGCCGGCGCCGTCGACATCGTCCACGGCCATTCCTCGCACCACCCCAAGGGGATCGAGCTCTATCACGGCAAGCCGATCCTCTATGGCTGCGGCGACTTTCTCAACGATTACGAGGGTATACGCGGTTATGAGGCCTATCGCGGCGATCTCGTCCTGCTCTACGCCGCGAGCTTCGATGCCGGCGCAGGCGCGCTCAGGGCATTTCGCATGCTGCCGTTCCGGGTCAGGCGATTCTCGCTGGTCCGCGCCTCGCCCGAGGAGGCGGAGTGGCTGGCGGGGATGCTGGCCCGGGAGAGCGCGCCGCTCGGCGTCGCCATAGAGCGCGACAGGGACGGCGTCATCGCCGCGCGGCTGTCTTGA